The following coding sequences lie in one Arachis ipaensis cultivar K30076 chromosome B03, Araip1.1, whole genome shotgun sequence genomic window:
- the LOC107633538 gene encoding uncharacterized protein LOC107633538, whose product MQKKAIPGSDPSATGPSSKEKDKALAQPRGVINCISGGYAGGGHTSSARKRTYKAMLTVTDAPKDPQPVQDFLEMTFRSTDFNCADTNYDDPVVISVQLGDLIVQKVLLDPGSSADVLFFTTFEKMKLSSNILQPYLGDLVGFLGERVPVLGSVWLQTTLGEQPLFKTQDIQYPIVDCFSPYNLILGRPFLNRFTTIVSTVHLCVKFPVQDNVVATIHGDLHEARQCCNTSLKPIKKNNTARVNSIQSEQPMLAELDPRADFEDRPMPNEELTKVALTKDPMKFTFVGTSINIEDNDQLQLGILQKKRNLGTEKRLASLAEVKKLIDANFIREIRFTTWLANVVMVKKSNVDNSCGYGTLSFVDVYSGYNQILMHPSDQEKTAFITEYGNYCYNIMPFGLKNADATYQRLMNKVFEHQIGQNIEVYVDDMVAKTIVGNSHIRDLAEIFGQIRQYNMRLNPEKCVFGVR is encoded by the exons ATGCAGAAGAAAGCAATCCCTGGCTCTGACCCCTCAGCAACAGGACCatcatcaaaagaaaaagataaagccTTGGCCCAACCTAGAGGGGTTATCAACTGTATTTCGGGAGGATACGCTGGAGGCGGACACACAAGCTCGGCCCGAAAGCGCACTTACAAGGCCATGTTGACGGTCACAGATGCCCCTAAGGATCCTCAGCCGGTTCAGGACTTCCTAGAAATGACTTTCCGATCTACCGACTTTAATTGTGCTGATACCAACTATGACGACCCCGTTGTAATTTCCGTTCAATTGGGGGACTTGATAGTCCAAAAAGTATTACTTGATCCCGGAAGCAGTGCCGACGTGTTATTCTTTACCACGTTTGAAAAAATGAAGTTAAGTAGCAACATTTTGCAACCGTATCTTGGAGACTTGGTCGGATTTTTAGGAGAACGAGTCCCTGTTTTGGGTtctgtgtggttacaaaccacactcggtGAGCAACCATTATTTAAGACACAAGACATTCAGTATCCTATCGTCGACTGCTTTAGCCCTTATAACCTTATATTAGGCAGACCATTTTTAAATAGATTTACTACAATTGTATCCACGGTTCACCTTTGTGTTAAGTTTCCTGTGCAGGACAATGTAGTAGCTACAATCCACGGTGACCTTCATGAAGCTCGGCAATGCTGTAACACAAGCTTGAAGCCAATCAAAAAGAACAACACGGCACGGGTTAACTCCATACAATCTGAGCAACCAATGCTGGCCGAGCTAGACCCTAGGGCCGACTTTGAGGATCGGCCTATGCCAAATGAGGAATTAACAAAGGTTGCCTTAACCAAAGACCCAATGAAGTTCACTTTTGTGGGAACTTCGATCAATATCGAAGACAACGACCAACTC CAACTCGGAATCTTACAGAAGAAGAGAAATCTCGGAACAGAGAAGCGACTTGCATCCTTGGCCGAGGTTAAAAAGCTCATTGATGCTAATTTTATCAGAGAGATCAGGTTcacaacatggctagccaatgttgttATGGTAAAAAAGAGTAACG TTGATAACTCTTGTGGTTATGGTACCTTGAGTTTCGTGGACGTATACTCTGGTTATAACCAAATTCTCATGCATCCATCAGACCAAGAAAAAACGGCCTTCATAACCGAGTATGGTAATTACTGCTATAATATtatgccttttggattaaagaaTGCAGATGCAACGTACCAAAGGCTAATGAACAAGGTCTTCGAGCACCAAATAGGTCAGAATATCGAGGTGTACGTTGACGATATGGTCGCCAAAACTATAGTCGGCAATTCCCATATCCGCGACCTGGCTGAGATTTTTGGACAGATCCGACAATATAACATGAGATTAAATCCTGAAAAATGCGTCTTTGGTGTCCGCTGA